A genomic segment from Mus caroli unplaced genomic scaffold, CAROLI_EIJ_v1.1 scaffold_17118_1, whole genome shotgun sequence encodes:
- the LOC110288782 gene encoding vomeronasal type-2 receptor 116-like, whose protein sequence is MFSWIFFAWLLQNHKVCSDTIHVTKNFSACYYLISEEFHHEGDVMIGAFFPLHTLYTEKKKPHSTKPYVYLDYYIQYNFKNYQYILALLFAIEEINRNPNILPNISLGFDFYNNEYTERNILRFTCRWLTAHVKRAMIPNYTCKKKNLIAALTGSSWITSAQIGTLLQLFKFPQITFGPYEPTLTDNGQYSSLYQMAPKDTSLSLAIVSFMVHFSWSWIGLILPDNHKGNKILSEFREEMERNKICIAFLKMIPATWTSYFTRFWENMDETNVIIIYGDIDSLEILMQIIGQRLLTWNIWIMNNEPHIIELSDYFMLDSFHGSFIFRHNYIDNIEFTKFIQRVNPYKYPEDIYLPKLWNFFFKCSFSDINCHVLDNCKSNASLDLLPSFIFDVVMSEESTNIYNGVYALAHSLHQMRLQLLQMQPFENGEGMVFFPWQLNTFLKDTEVKGKRNLDWKQTIDTEYDILNLWNLPKGLGLKVKIGSFSASAPQGQQLSLSEQMIQWPEIFSE, encoded by the exons ATGTTCTCCTGGATTTTTTTCGCATGGCTCTTGCAGAATCACAAAGTTTGCTCTGATACAATTCATGTCACTAAAAATTTTAGTGCATGTTACTACTTAATTAGTGAAGAGTTTCACCATGAAGGAGATGTGATGATTGGTGCATTTTTCCCTCTTCATACTTTgtacactgaaaagaaaaagccacattCAACTAAGCCATATGTATACTTGGACTATTATATACA GTATAACTTTAAGAACTACCAGTATATTCTGGCTCTGCTATTTGCCATTGAGGAGATCAACAGGAACCCCAATATATTACCCAACATATCTCTTGGATTTGATTTCTACAATAATGAATACACTGAAAGGAACATTCTTAGGTTTACTTGTCGTTGGCTTACAGCCCATGTAAAGAGAGCAATGATACCTAATTAcacttgtaaaaagaaaaatctcattgcTGCACTTACAGGATCATCATGGATAACATCTGCCCAAATTGGGACATTGCTTCAACTCTTTAAATTTCCACAG ATTACTTTTGGACCTTATGAGCCAACCTTGACTGACAATGGTCAGTATTCTTCTCTCTACCAGATGGCCCCCAAGGACACTTCTCTTTCCCTTGCCATTGTTTCTTTCATGGTTCATTTTAGTTGGTCTTGGATTGGCCTCATCCTCCCTGATaaccacaaaggaaataaaattctatcagaatttagggaggagatggagagaaacaaaatctgcatagcctttttaaaaatgatcccAGCCACATGGACTTCATATTTTACTAGATTCTGGGAAAATATGGATGAGACAAATGTAATAATTATTTATGGTGACATTGATTCTCtagaaattcttatgcaaattaTTGGGCAAAGGTTATTGACATGGAACATCTGGATCATGAACAATGAACCCCATATTATTGAACTTAGTGATTATTTCATGTTAGACTCATTCCATGGAAGTTTCATTTTTAGACACAATTACATAGACAATATTGAGTTTACCAAATTTATTCAAAGAGTTAATCCATATAAATACCCTGAAGACATTTATCTTCCTAAGTTGTGGAATTTTTTCTTCAAGTGCTCATTTTCTGACATTAATTGTCATGTTTTAGACAACTGTAAATCCAATGCTTCTTTGGATCTATTACCTAGTTTCATATTCGATGTTGTCATGAGTGAAGAGAGCACAAACATTTACAATGGTGTATATGCTCTGGCTCACAGCCTCCATCAGATGAGACTTCAGCTACTTCAAATGCAACCATTTGAAAATGGAGAAGGGATGGTGTTCTTTCCATGGCAG CTTAACACATTCCTAAAGGACACTGAAGTGAAAGGCAAAAGGAATTTAGATTGGAAACAGACAATAGATACAGAATATGACATTCTTAACCTGTGGAATTTACCAAAGGGTCTtggattaaaagtgaaaataggatCCTTTTCTGCAAGTGCTCCTCAGGGTCAACAGTTGTCATTATCTGAACAAATGATACAATGGCCAGAAATATTTTCGGAG